Proteins encoded in a region of the Canis lupus familiaris isolate Mischka breed German Shepherd chromosome 1, alternate assembly UU_Cfam_GSD_1.0, whole genome shotgun sequence genome:
- the B3GNT8 gene encoding UDP-GlcNAc:betaGal beta-1,3-N-acetylglucosaminyltransferase 8 — protein sequence MRCPKCLLCLSALLTLLGLKVYIEWTSESRLSKAYWGPRGTAPGPTPASPEPTLPANLSARLGQTGPLLSAYWNQQQWQLGSLPRGDSTEPGGCRAWGAAAAAQIPDFASYPTDLQRFLLSAACRSFPQWRPGSGRGQVASCSGTDVPYLLLAVKSEPGHFEERQAVRETWGSPAPGVRLLFLLGSPEGEGGPDLSSLVTWESHRYSDLLLWDFLDVPFNQTLKDLLLLAWLGRHCPGVSFILQTRDDAFVHTPALLDHLQALPPSWARGLYLGEVFTQAKPFRKPGGPYYVPKSFFKGGYPAYASGGGYVIAGRLAPWLLQAAARVAPFPFDDVYTGLCFRALGLAPRDHKGFLTAWPADRTADPCTLRDLLLAQPLSPQNSIRLWKQLQDPKLQC from the coding sequence ATGCGCTGCCCCAAGTGCCTTCTCTGCCTGTCAGCGCTGCTCACCCTCCTGGGCCTCAAGGTGTACATCGAGTGGACATCCGAGTCTCGGCTAAGCAAGGCCTACTGGGGACCCCGGGGTACGGCACCAGGCCCCACGCCAGCCAGCCCCGAGCCCACCTTGCCAGCTAACCTCTCTGCCCGGCTGGGCCAGACTGGCCCACTGCTCTCTGCTTACTGGAACCAGCAGCAGTGGCAGCTGGGGTCCCTGCCCAGGGGTGACAGCACTGAGCCAGGGGGCTGCCGGGCTTGGGGGGCTGCCGCTGCTGCCCAAATCCCAGACTTTGCCTCCTACCCCACGGACCTCCAGCGCTTCCTGCTGTCAGCAGCCTGCCGGAGCTTCCCACAGTGGCGGCCAGGGAGTGGCAGAGGCCAAGTGGCCAGCTGCTCGGGTACCGACGTCCCCTACCTGCTGCTGGCTGTCAAGTCGGAACCAGGGCACTTTGAGGAGCGGCAGGCTGTGAGGGAGACGTGGGGGAGTCCGGCGCCTGGAGTCCGGCTGCTCTTCCTGTTGGGGTCGCCGGAGGGTGAGGGGGGGCCTGACCTGAGCTCCCTGGTGACCTGGGAGAGCCACCGCTACAGTGACCTGCTGCTCTGGGACTTTCTTGACGTCCCCTTCAATCAGACGCTCAAAGACTTGCTGCTGCTGGCGTGGCTGGGCCGCCACTGCCCGGGCGTGAGCTTCATCCTGCAAACTCGGGATGATGCCTTCGTACATACACCTGCCCTTCTGGACCACCTGCAGGCCCTGCCACCCAGCTGGGCCCGAGGCCTCTACCTTGGTGAGGTGTTTACCCAAGCCAAACCCTTCCGGAAGCCTGGAGGACCCTACTACGTGcctaaatctttctttaaaggtGGCTACCCAGCCTATGCAAGCGGAGGGGGCTATGTCATTGCTGGGCGCCTGGCACCCTGGCTGCTACAGGCAGCGGCCCGTGTGGCCCCCTTCCCCTTCGACGATGTCTACACTGGGTTGTGCTTCCGTGCCCTGGGTCTGGCACCCAGGGATCACAAAGGCTTCCTTACAGCCTGGCCAGCAGACCGCACTGCTGACCCCTGTACTCTCCGGGACCTGCTGCTGGCGCAGCCCCTCAGCCCCCAGAACAGCATTCGGCTCTGGAAACAGCTGCAGGACCCTAAGCTCCAGTGCTGA